The genomic region GTGGGGCAGCGGCTGCGCGATTTGGAGGGCGTCGGCGATGCGGGAGCCCTCGTTCAGCGTCATCAGCCCCGGGTTGGCCACCTCCCCCACCACCGCCACGACGACCACCTCGCTGACCTCGGTCGGCGACGCCACCTGCTCCCACGAAACCTCATCGCCCTCCCCGCCCCCGCCGCGCAGCGCCGCCCACGCCCCCACCACAACGAGCAGTGCGACCACCGCCGCGGCGGCCGGCTTCACCGGCACGGACACACGCGGCGCGGGATAGCGCACGGCAAGCAGGTCCTCTTCCCCGGTGGGCCGGGTGAGCTCCTGGAGACGGTCGATGGCGTTCATGCCCGGCACGCTAAGCCCGGCAGCCGCGCGCCGGAAGCCCTGAACCGAAAACCTGTGGATAACGTTGTTGCAGCGTCACCGATTAGGGCGGGTTATCCACACCTACTGGGTAGATTCCCGAGAAGAAAAGACAACCGACAGGCCAATGGCGCCGGGTCCGGTGTGGACCGCGAGGACGTCGACAAGCGGCTCGCACATCACCCGCGAGCCCTCCGGCAGCTGGGACTCAAGCGATGACGCCAGCTGGTCAGCCGCCTCCTCGGCGTCCGCGTGCTGGATCGCCGCGAAG from Corynebacterium fournieri harbors:
- a CDS encoding ComEA family DNA-binding protein, which encodes MNAIDRLQELTRPTGEEDLLAVRYPAPRVSVPVKPAAAAVVALLVVVGAWAALRGGGGEGDEVSWEQVASPTEVSEVVVVAVVGEVANPGLMTLNEGSRIADALQIAQPLPHADLLAHNQAQLLVDGQQIHVQAIGAAPPAGGASQAGGAAGAAPAESGTVSLNSASAAELTALPGVGEATAAAIVAHREANGPFTAVEQLTDVRGIGPAKFEAMRDMVGL